CTTTAATGTAGTTAAGTCGTTTTTGCATCATGTAGCCGCCTATCCGGTGGGTAGTTTGGTTAAGCTCAGCACCGGGGAAATTGGTGCGGTGGTGCAAAACCGCCCCGGCTATTCATTATGTCCATTGGTAAGAATTTTATTTACATCCGAACATGAGCCATTGACTTGTCCGGCGGAGATAGACCTGGCCTCTGTGTCTAACGTGACTATCGTAAAAGTTATTGACAATGATAATGAGTTAAATTTATTAAAATTTAAAAAAGATTCTTTGCAGCGATAACAAAACCGGCGAAACAAAAGTGTTCCGCCGGTTTACATATAATCAACTTTTTTAGTTTAATTGGCTTTAGGCTTTTTGTTTTTTTATCTCTTCTTCTCTCAGTTCTCGCCTGAGTACCTTGCCCACGATGGTTTTGGGCAGCTCGGAGCGGAATTCGATCAGTTTGGGTACTTTATACCTGGCCAGGTTGGCTTTACAATACTCCATGATCTCCTTTTCAGTGGCTTGCTCGCCTTCTTTTAGAACCACAAATGCTTTGACAGTTTCGCCACGGTAGGGGTCGGGTACGCCTGCTACCACTGCCTCCAGTACTTTAGGATGCTCAAAGAGAACTTCTTCTATATCCCTGGGGTAAATATTATATCCTCCAGCAATAATCATATCTTTTTTGCGGTCTACAATATAGAAATATCCTTCATCGTCCATCTTTGCGATATCACCGGTATAAATCCAGCCGTTTTTCAACGTTTTAGCGCTTTCCTCAGGCATATTCCAGTACCCTTTCATTACTTGGGGACCGCTTATGCACAGTTCACCAATTTCGCCCGGAGGGAGTTCCCGCTCGCCGGTTTCAAGATCCATTATTTTACAATCCGTGTCGGGTAAAGGTATACCAATGGAGCCAACCTTCCGTTTGCCCAACATGGGGTTGCAGTGAGTCACCGGGGAGGTTTCCGACAACCCGTAGCCTTCCACCAGTAAACCTTCGGTCAGCCTTTCAAACTGTTCGGCCACTTCCACAGGCAGGGGTGCCGAACCGCTGATGCAGCCTTTTATACTTTTGATCTCATATTGCTGAGCATTGGGATAATTGTTTACAGCAATGTACATGGTTGGCACGCCCGGGAATAAAGAGGGTTTTTCATTTTTAATTAATTCCAGGCACTCCTTAATATCGAATCGCGCCATGACAATCATAGTCGCAGCGTTGATAATGCTTAAATTAAGGCAGGTGGTCATGCCATATGAATGGAAAAATGGCAGTGCACTAAGAACTTTTTCATTGCCATACTCTAATGTTTCAAACCATTCAGCTACTTGGATGGCGTTAGCAGTAACGTTGCGATTGGTCAGCATGGCGCCTTTGGATACGCCGGTGGTACCTCCGGTGTACTGGAAAACCGCTATATCTTCGTCCATATCCACCGGCACCTGTTCGAATTGTGGCGGATATTTTAACAGCAACTCCTCTGCTTTAAGGACGTTATCATCGGCAGCGCCGGATGGTTGGCCAAGTGCAAAAATAATAACATTTTTTAGAGGTGTGATATTGCGCACGTTTTTAATGCGTGGATAAAAAGCATCATAAGCAATAATTGTTTGGGCACCGGAATCGTTTAAAATGTGCTCTAATTCTCTTTCCACATACATAGGGTTAACTTGCACAACTATGGCACCGAGCTTCAAGGTGGCTAAAAAGCCCAGAATGTATTGAGGACAGTTGGGAGCCATTAGTGCTACCCGATCTCCTTTTTTTACGCCCAGATCTGCCAAGGCCCCTGCACATTGGTTGACCATCGCTGCCAGCATTTTATACGAAAACCTGATACCGGCAAATACAACAGCATCACGATCAGGAAAATTATTGGCTGCTTTTTCGAGATACTGAGGCATAGTAAGGTTTGGATAGTCGATGTGCGGGCGTACGTTCGAGGAGTAGCCTTTGTACCAAACTTTGTTTAAATCAACCATTTCATTATACACCTCCATTTTTTTTGCATGTGAGTGATTAGTCATTCAGTTTGAAATAATTAAAAAACTATGTACATTAGACGACAATAATGCTTTGCATACCATTTCTACAAAGAAATTGCTAATCCTTCACGTTTTTTAAAATTTTTAAAAAATAATAAATAATCAACATCCATTAACTTTTGTAAATTTTATAATAATTAACTGTCATAGTAAATATACATTAAATTATGTGTGCGGTTATGGATGCAACGCAATTAAATATATATATATTTAATTGCGTTGACAGATAGAAGCTATTTAACGGAAACTGCACATATGAATCCCCCATCGGTACGGTTGGCTCTTATGGCGTCGGCTTCAATGGCCATGGCTGTATCCTCACAAGTGAAATCAAAATCCGGCGGGACAAATAAGACCGCTTTTCCCTGCACTTGTTGACCCGGCATGGCCGCCAGTAGTTCGTTCAGTGTGTAAAAACGGGCCTGATTGAATGGACTGTCGGGATCGTGGCGTGCCTTTGCATCATAGTGCCGCCACCAGACACTGTCCCGGCCAATTAAGCCCACCACCAGTCGGCCGCCTGTTCTTAATACCCTAAACGCTTCTTGCAGTGCAGCGGCAAGGTCCGGGGTAAATTCCAGTGCGGTTACTGAAAGTACCAGGTCAAAGCTGGCTTTCTGAAAAGGCAGATGTAGTGCGTCGGCTTCCGTAAAACAAATTGCCAGACCGGCAGCAAGTGCTTTGGTCCGTGCCTTTCCCAGCATGGCCGTTGAGATATCCACACCGGTGGTGGTCAGTCCCATTCGGGCCAGGTCCAGTGAGTATTGCCCTGTGCCACATCCGATATCAAGCAGCTGCATGCCTGCCTGTGGCTGCAGATAAGAGTAAAGAGCCTGTCTCTCAATCCGGTCTACTACGCGGCCCGCAGTGGTGCAATACCAATCATCATAACTGCCGGCCATTTGGTCAAATAACTGGCTCATGGCTTTGGTTTGCCTCCTTCTTTATGTATGTAAACTTCACTTCCTATTTGTATTAATACATGGTTTTTTAAGATCAGTTTACCACTGGCAAATTACTGGTGCAAGAGTTGGGGCTTGGTATAAGACATACAGCGGTGAGAAAAATTATGAGTTGCAAAAAAAGCAGGCTAAAAGTTGTATGCTTCTAACCTGCTTTAAAAAAATAAGGTTTATTATGTCTTAGTTTTAGATTAGGTTATCATTTGACCAATTTAGATAATATATCTTCCAGACCAAGGGCCTCTGCCCAGGACACTTCAACAAACTCGCCGTCCTTTTTAAGCTGCGGGATGTGCGGTTCGTCCAGATATTTAAGCTCCAGCCCCAGCCGTCCCTTCATGCACAGGGGGCGACCGCTGCCCGGTTCTTTGGGTACAACACCGATGTTTTGGCCGTTTTTGCTCAGCACTTCAAAGGTGCAGCCGCTGTCACAGAAAGTGCAGGTGACCTCCCGGCGTTTCATTTCCCAGGTGCGCCCTTTGCCGGCCAATGGTTTCCAGGTAAGTGCGCCCACGGGGCATACAGTTACACAGCGCCCACAGTATACGCAGTCGGATTCGCCCAGGGGGGTATCCATAGCGGTAACAATTTTAGTGTTGAAACCACGATAGCCGAAATCAATAACGCTGCGTTCTTTAATGGCGTTGCAGGTGCGCACGCACCGGCCGCACAGTATGCATTTATTGGCATCCCTAATAATATAGGGGTTGGTATCGTCCAGCGGGTAGTTTTTACGCTCTCCTGTAAATCCGGATTCCTTGACGCCATAGCGGAACGCATAGTCCTGCAAGCGGCAGTCGCCGTTGCGGTCACAGGTTAGGCAGTCCTGCGGGTGGTTGGCCAACAGCAGTTCCAGTATGGTTTTGCGGGCTTCTATTACTGCAGGCGATTCGGTAAGTACCTGCATGCCTTCGCCGCATTCGGTGACGCAGGAAGCCGGCAAGTTACGCATACCCGGTATTTCCACCACGCAGATGCGGCAGGCGCCAAAGCGCGGTAAGGCGGGGTCGTGGCATAGTGTAGGTATGAATATGCCGGCTTGCCGGGCCGCGTCCAACACGGTGGTGCCTTTAGGTACTTTTATATTAATACCATTAATGGTCAGCGATACATAGGACATTCTCTTTTCCCTCCTTTTGCGCAAAAGTTAATCATCATCAATTTAACCCATTAGTGGATGAATGAACATATAGCAGTTAATTGATTACGCTTTGTAAATAGCGTCGAATTTGCAGCCCAGCAAGCATGAGCCGCACTTGATGCACTTGGTTGTGTCGATAACGTGAGGCTCTTTTTTCTCGCCTGTGATGGCCCCGGCCGGGCAGTTCTTGGCGCACTTGCCGCAGCCTTTGCATTTTTCGGGGTCGATTTTAAATACCAGAAGGGCGCTGCAGGCACCGGCAGGACATCGCTTGTCCTGGATATGAGCAATGTATTCATCTTTGAAGTAGCGCAAGGTGGATAAAATGGGGTTGGGGCAAGTCTGACCAAGCCCGCATAGCGCAGTGTTTTTAACTACTCGTCCCAGGCGTTCTAAAGAATCCAGGTCCTCCATTTTCCCTTCACCGTTGCAGATGCGGGTTAAGATTTCCAGCATGCGCTTGGTGCCTTCCCGGCAGGGGGTACACTTGCCGCAGGACTCGGACTGGGTAAAGGTGAGAAAGAACCGGGCTACGTCCACCATGCAGGTGGTTTCGTCCATGACCACCAGACCCCCCGAGCCCATCATAGCCCCGGCAGCGGTGAGAGAATCATAGTCTACCGGCAGGTCCAGGTTTTCTTCGGGAATACAGCCGCCGGACGGACCGCCAATCTGTACGGCTTTAAACTTCTTACCGTTTTGGATGCCGCCGCCGATGGTAAATATAATGTCCTTTAAGGTCATACCCATCGGTACTTCTACCAGGCCCGTATTGTTTACTTTACCCGTCAGAGCGAAGATCTTGGTGCCCTTGCTCTTTTCGGTGCCCAGCTTGGCATAGTTTTCCCCGCCGTTGCGCAATATATGGGGCACGTTGGCGTAAGTTTCCACGTTGTTCAGGTTGGTGGGCTTGCCCCACAGACCGCTTTGGGCCGGGAAGGGCGGTCTTACTCTGGGCATGCCGCGGTTGCCCTCAATAGAGGTAAGCAGCGCGGTTTCCTCTCCGCACACAAATGCACCGGCACCGGCTTTAATTTTGATATGGAAGTTAAAGCCGGAATTGAATATATTATCTCCCAATATGCCATATTGCTCGGCCTGGGCAATGGCAATTTTCAAACGCTCAATGGCCAGGGGATACTCGGCCCGCACGTAGATATAACCTTCATCGGCACCTACGGCGTAGCCGCAAATCATCATGCCTTCCAGTACGGCGTGGGGGTCGCCCTCCAGCACACTGCGGTCCATAAAAGCACCCGGGTCGCCCTCGTCGGCGTTGCAGACCACATATTTTTTATCTCCTGTCGCCTGGCGTACAAAGCCCCACTTCATACCGGTGGGGAAACCTGCACCGCCGCGGCCGCGCAGGCCGGACTTTTTCACGTCTTCAATGACCTCTTCGGGGGTCATGTCAAACAGGGCCTTCACAAAGCCGGCGTATCCATCGTTGGCGATGTATTCGGATACATTCTCGGGGTTGATGTGGCCGCAGTTATGCAGCACCATGCGCTGCTGCCTGGCGTAAAAGGGTACGTCATTATAGGTTTTAGCAAGTTCTCCGGTGGTGGGGTCTTTATAAAGCAGCCGCTCCACCACCTGGCCGCCCGCCAGGTTTTGCTCGACTATTTCCGGTACATCGCTCACATCCACTCGCACATAGAAGATCTTGTCGGGCTCTACGATCATCAGCGGGCCCTGTTCGCAGAAACCGTGGCAGCCCGTGATGGTAATTTTTACTTTATCCGTGAGGTTATGCTTTTGCAATTCTTCTTTTAATACAGCCACCAGTTTTTTTGAACCGGAAGAGGTACAGCCTGTACCGGCGCAAATGAGTATGTTTTTCTTGTCCGAACCGGCCGGCAGGTGTATGTCAGCCAGTAAATCCTGCCTTTTTTGCCGACAGGCGTCGTCGTCATGGCAAATAGGTCCTTCTTTTATGCACTTGATGAAGTCCCGGCAGGGATTTTGTGGTTCGTGGGTGCATTTGTCACAGCATTTGTCCAATAGATTGTTCAATTTGCCAGGCCTCCTTCCTACTCGTATTTTTTAACTACCGATACGGCTCTGTCCGGTGTTAAGCGGCCGTGGGTATCTTCGTTAACCATCATTACGGGGGCAAGACCACAGGCTCCCAGGCAGGCCACTGTTTCCAGCGTATAGCGCCGGTCCCCGGTGGTTTCGTTGCGGCCTACGCCCAGGTCTGTGGATACGGCGTCAAATACTTTGCCGGCGCCCCGTACGTGGCAGGCCGTACCCTGGCACATACGGATAATATTGCGTCCCCGGGGTTTTAGGTGGAACTGGGAATAAAAAGTGACTACACCGAAGGTCTTGCTAAAGGGTACGCCAATCTCTCGGGAGATTTTTTTCATCACATCTCCGGGCAGGTAACCGAATATTTCCTGGGCTTCCTGTAATAAGGGAATTAAAGCTCCTCTAAAGTTTCGGTACTTGTCGAAAACGTCTTGCAATTGTTGGTACTGGGTCTCCTGACTTTGTTCGCATTTACAAGCTGCCAAATTATTTCCCTCCTCTCATTAATGCAGGAGCATTACACTGGCCCGGGCGGTTGGTTTCCGGCCGGGTATTCGTTGGTAATGCTTCCAAAATATTTAGCGATACTGTACGTGCGGCACGAATACCGCGTAAAAGGTTGATAATTGATAATTCGCTCATTTTTAGCATTTTAGGCGAAAATCCAACACTCTTTCCTCGGTGACCAGTATGTGTATGGGTACATCGTACTCACCGGGGTAAACATTGGGTCTGACCTGAAGTTCAAAGGCCAGTGAAACCAGCGTTATGTTTTCACCGGTACGGGGCAGAAAACGATCGTAAAAGCCTCCCCCGTAGCCAAGGCGGTCTCCCGCGGTGTCGAAGGCCACTCCGGGTATGATAACCAGATCAATTTCCTTGGGGTCCACGGGACGTACACATTCGGGTTTGGGTTCTAAAATACCCCAGGTGCCCGGGGTCAAGTCATCCGGAAAACGGACTACCTGTGACGGTATAAGATTTTTATTAGTCGCGTCGGTAATAGGTACCACTAATCGCTTACCTTGCTGCAGAGCGTTTTTAATGATGGACACGGTCTGCACCTCGTTGCGAAAGTCAACATAGGCCATCACCGTGGCAGCCCGGCGATATTCGGGCAAAGCCAGCACTTTGGCGGCAATAGCAGAGCTTTTTGCCTCTATTTGCTGCAGAGGCATGGCGTTGCGTCCTGCAATCACATTCTTTCTTAATTCGTTTTTGGACACGGTAATTCCTCCAAAGATTCATTCTGTTATTAATTTTTCATCACTCAGGCAGTCTTTCCAAAACGTTGGTACTTAAAATAAGCATTGGTGGTGGGATAAGGATGACTGGAACTGTTGGTGATAAATATGGCTGGATAATTAATGTGTTATCCGGAACATATTTGTATACAATATTTCGCCGGATAGACAACAAATCCTCCCCTGTTGCGGGAGGATTTTGAAAATCGTTTCATAATTTGAATAAAATAATCGATTAAGATATTTATACATGATATGACATTTGTTATTGGATTTAAAAGTTAACTTTACACCTTTATAACTCGTACACCCGGCTGTCTGCCAGTATGCTGATGTTGTTTTTCTGTAATACTGTGATAGCTTCATCCAGTTGCTCTACTCTAAATACAACCAGGGCTGCGTTGGTTGCCTTTTGTAAAAAGGCGTACAGGTATTCAATATTGATGTTGACCTGTTGCAGTATATCCAGTACGTTTGCCAGGCCGCCGGGCTCGTCTTTTACTTCCACCGCAATGACTTCAGTAGTGCTGACGGTGAAGCCGGATTCTTTAAGTACCTGGTAAGCTGCGTCGGGATTGTTAACTATCAGCCGCAGTATACCGAAATCTGTGGTGTCGGCGATGGATAGTGCCCTGATATTAATGCTGTTGTTGCCCAGTACTCTGGTCACTTGGGCCAGGCGTCCGGATTTGTTTTCCAAAAAGACGGATATCTGTTTTACCTTCATCGGATCTGCCCCCTTTTTTGGTATTTTTTAATTTATCTTTACACCTTTAGCGTTAGGGTAAGAGAAACGATTATGATTCACAATGTCATAATAAGGAACGCTATCGTATACCCGCTGCACGGTTTTTTGCAGACGTTTTAGCTGCAGCTTCGCAAATTCTTCGCGCGGTATAGTTTCATATTTTTGTTGCCGGTACACTCTTTTTCTCCTTTCGCCACCTGATTATAAAAAGGATAGCACAACTTGATGTTAAAAAAAAGGATTTTCCTAAACTTACAAAATATCCACTGGAATAGTTTTGCAACCCACAGGTAAACCTCTGAATTGACAAGTTATTAACAGACTTATGCACAGTATCCACAGGGAAAACTTTAAATGCGCTTTTGTACTTAAACTATAAATCAGCAAAATATGTAAATTTATATAAATTGATAATCTGTAATAGCAAGGGTTTAGAGATTTATCAGACACAAAAGCTTTCATTTTAAACACAGATCTATCGATAGGCTGTGAATTTTTTTGTGGATAATCGGCGTTTTTGTGCTGTAAGCGCGGTTTCTGTAAGAAAGATTGACATACTTGGATTTAGATAAGTAATTGGGCACAAACTTTAGCTTTTTTAGCTTATTTGCCTAATTATGAAAACAGCAGAATTGAAAACACCTATACAGTAGAACAGGCAGCCCAACCTGTTTTTTTAGCAAATACATATTGAGTTTCCAATAATACTATCTACAAAAAATTAATACTTATCCTGGCCCAGCGGTAAATTAGGCACCGCATTTAATGTCAGGGGAGCGAAATCGCCTTGCTTATATTTATGATAAGCGGCACAGCCGATCATGGCTGCGTTGTCGGTACATAATACCGGCGGTGGGTAAACTACCCGCCTACCCTCCCGGGAGGCCCGGCAAGTCATTTCCTGCCTCAGTAGCTTGTTGGCTGCCACTCCGCCCGCCAGCATAATGGTATTCGTCTTATGCTGCTTGGCCGCCAGCAGTGTTTTATCAACCAGTACGTCCACTGCAGCCCGTCTGAAACTGGCTGCCACGTCGGCTTTGTTAACCGGCAGTCCTTTTTGATTGGATCGGTGCAGGTAATTTATCACTGCTGTTTTAAGACCGCTGAAACTAAAATCCAGACTATTTTCAGCAAGGTAGGCCCGGGGAAGGTTTATGGCGGTGTCGTCGCCTGAGGCAGCGAGTTCGTCAATCAGCGGCCCGCCCGGGTAACCCAGACCCAGCACTCGGGCTACTTTATCAAAGGCTTCCCCCGCGGCATCGTCCCGGGTGGCACCTAAAAGTTCATATTGGCCGAAATCGGTAATCAATACCAAATCGGTATGCCCTCCCGACACAACCAAGCAAATAACCGGGAAAGCAGGTTCAGGATCCACCAGGAAATTAGCGCTTACGTGACCTTCCAGATGGTTAACGCCAATTAATGGAATGTCCAAGCCAAAGGCAATGGCTTTAGCGGCGGCGACGCCGACCAGCAGTGCCCCCACCAGACCGGGACCGTAGGTGACGGCGATAGCGTCCAAGCTGCCAAAATCAATACCCGCCTCGTCCAGGGCCTCACGTATAACGTGGTTAATCAGCTCCAGGTGTTTGCGGGAGGCCACCTCGGGCACAACACCGCCGAATTTGCGATGTACGTCCACCTGGGAGGATATGATATTGGACCTGATGGTGGCGCCGTCTGCTAAAACAGCTGCGGAGGTTTCGTCGCAGGATGTTTCCACGCTTAATATAGTAATACTCATCTGCTTGTATTTCTCCTTTGATGCCGCCTTATGTGCGCGGTTTTATTGTTAGTAGTTTATTTATTGAAAATGTTGTTATAGAACCATTTATGTAACGCCGGGTTAACGATGCGAACATGTCGTGCAGAAATATAACCATAAATGTATAGCTTGCATAATATAGATAAAAGTGATTAAGGGTGGGCATATGAAATTACGCGTGCTTTCCTATAATATAAGAAACTGCCGTGGCCTAAATGATAAGGTCTCTCTAAAATCTGTCGCCTCTGTCATTTCGGATATACGCCCCGATATAGTAGGGCTGCAGGAAGTTGATTGTTTTAACCCCCGCAGTGGTTTGGTCGATCAGTCGGCCAGACTGGCTAAAATACTGGGCATGTACCATGTCTATGGCCCCAATGTCACCTGGGGCTGTGTGGCTCGGTTTGGTAATGCCGTATTGTCCCGTTATCCCATTATATATCACAATAATTATCCGCTGCCCAGCCGGGGTGAACAAAGGGGCTTACTCCGGGTGGGAATCAATCTCTTCGGACAACCCGTGGTTTTCTTTACTACCCACCTGGGGCTGAATCATCAAGAACGTCTGCAGCAAGTAGATAAAATTCTGCAGATTATTAACGAGGTGACCGTGCCGCTGTTACTGGTCGGCGATTTTAATGCCAAGCCCGGTGATGAGGAATTGGGTCGTTTACGAACTGTACTGCAGGCAGGTGATTTGTCCGGTGCCGGGTTGACATTTCCGGCTGATTATCCCAAATATAAAATTGATTATATTCTTTTTTCAGATCATTGGCTATTAAACGAAACCACGGTATATGCCAATCGGGCATCGGATCATTTGCCGTTGGTCGCCAATGTAAAGCTTGCCATGTGGCTTAATGATAAAATTATTCAGGCAGTGGCTTGCCCATTTCATCCATGATATCTTTGAAAACTTGGCCGGCATTATCATGGATGACTATCGCTGCCTCTTCGTCATAAGGGGTGGGGGTACGATTAATAATGATTATTTGCCTGGCCACTTCCGGCAGACCGGCCACGGGATATACGGTTAGGCTGCTGCCTGCCACCAGCATAAGCTGACAGCCCGAAATTACCTGAGTGGCCTGGTAGAAATCCTCATTCATCCGATCTTCAAACAATACAACATCCGGTCGTAAAACACCCTGACATTTAGTACAGCGGGGTGGATTGGCACCGGTTTTAAAACTATCCACCAGATAGTCAAAGCTATAGGACTCCTTGCATTCCATACAGTGGCAAGTGCGCAAGTGACCGTGTACTTCCCATACCCGGGTGGATCCGGCCCGCACGTGCAGGCTGTCGATATTTTGAGTAATTGTCCCTACTAAATGTCCCATTTTTTCCAGTTCGGCCAGCGCGTAGTGGGCGGCATTAGGCCGGGCATGGTTATAAGCGGTCCAGCGGTCCAGGTTGACGCTGTAAAAACGGGCGGGGTCTTTGCGCAACGCGGAGAGGCTGGCGGTTTTGGCCGGGTCGTGCTTTTCCCAAAGACCGGTGCCCGGGCTGCGGTAATCGGGAATGCCGCTTTCCGTACTAATTCCCGCTCCGGTAAGAGCCAGCGTTTTTTGGGATTCTCCGATTAAGCGCACTATATCTTTTATTTTTGATTTATATGACAAAAGTAATACCTCCATTTTATTGGAATACCATAATTATCATGAAAACATTTTTTATTGTCAATGTTAAACCAGGCAGGATATAGTATGGTTTTTATTGAAAAATGCAATTAATATTTACAAAAGGAGGAAGGATTTATGACTAGTTTTTTTAATAGCCTGCTAAATCGGGTTGGACTGGCTCAAAAGCTTGGAGAACAAACTAAAGAAACAACTGCTACTGCTGTGAAGGACGCAGATGCTTTTTTAAAGATTGTTGACGTTATTGATGATATGGTTACTCAAGGTGAAACCAGATTAAAAAAAATGGAAGATGATTATGCTGTAATCTATATGCTTGGTGACAGAAAGATATTGCATATTACCAAAAACGCTGATCCGCCCCGCACATTTTTTTTATATTCCGGAGCCAACCGGGCAGCTCGGGGCATGGATGTGCCCGGTTTGCGGGTGATTTCTAAAAATGAAGCCAAACAAAAAAAATACGGGTCGGTTAAGGCTGTATATACCGGAACCAACGCTGATGTGGTTAAAGATATGCTTAAAAAGATGGAAAGCGATAAGACGGCCTAATATGGTGTACAACCGGTACTGAAAAGGCGGCTGAATAAGTGCCTTCTAAGTACCGGTGTTTTAATTAGTTAGGATGTAAAATATGATAAACACATTGACGGGATCCTGATAAATAAAGCGACGCTGTAAGGGCTGCATCGGTGATTCTGTATGTTGTGTTAAGGTACAAAAAATGCCGGGTGTGAGGTGTGGTTTTTATTGGCACAGTATTTGCTTATAATATTCAGAAGATTTAATAAATTATATGGACGAGGAGGGTCATAATCATGAAAACACCGCTCTGGTCACCATCTGATGAACGCAGGCAAAAAGCCAACATGACGGTATTTATAGAATATGTCAATAAAAAATAC
This genomic interval from Desulfoscipio sp. XC116 contains the following:
- the tsaD gene encoding tRNA (adenosine(37)-N6)-threonylcarbamoyltransferase complex transferase subunit TsaD; translated protein: MSITILSVETSCDETSAAVLADGATIRSNIISSQVDVHRKFGGVVPEVASRKHLELINHVIREALDEAGIDFGSLDAIAVTYGPGLVGALLVGVAAAKAIAFGLDIPLIGVNHLEGHVSANFLVDPEPAFPVICLVVSGGHTDLVLITDFGQYELLGATRDDAAGEAFDKVARVLGLGYPGGPLIDELAASGDDTAINLPRAYLAENSLDFSFSGLKTAVINYLHRSNQKGLPVNKADVAASFRRAAVDVLVDKTLLAAKQHKTNTIMLAGGVAANKLLRQEMTCRASREGRRVVYPPPVLCTDNAAMIGCAAYHKYKQGDFAPLTLNAVPNLPLGQDKY
- a CDS encoding 2Fe-2S iron-sulfur cluster-binding protein translates to MSYVSLTINGINIKVPKGTTVLDAARQAGIFIPTLCHDPALPRFGACRICVVEIPGMRNLPASCVTECGEGMQVLTESPAVIEARKTILELLLANHPQDCLTCDRNGDCRLQDYAFRYGVKESGFTGERKNYPLDDTNPYIIRDANKCILCGRCVRTCNAIKERSVIDFGYRGFNTKIVTAMDTPLGESDCVYCGRCVTVCPVGALTWKPLAGKGRTWEMKRREVTCTFCDSGCTFEVLSKNGQNIGVVPKEPGSGRPLCMKGRLGLELKYLDEPHIPQLKKDGEFVEVSWAEALGLEDILSKLVK
- the nuoE gene encoding NADH-quinone oxidoreductase subunit NuoE, yielding MAACKCEQSQETQYQQLQDVFDKYRNFRGALIPLLQEAQEIFGYLPGDVMKKISREIGVPFSKTFGVVTFYSQFHLKPRGRNIIRMCQGTACHVRGAGKVFDAVSTDLGVGRNETTGDRRYTLETVACLGACGLAPVMMVNEDTHGRLTPDRAVSVVKKYE
- a CDS encoding ACT domain-containing protein, with the protein product MKVKQISVFLENKSGRLAQVTRVLGNNSINIRALSIADTTDFGILRLIVNNPDAAYQVLKESGFTVSTTEVIAVEVKDEPGGLANVLDILQQVNINIEYLYAFLQKATNAALVVFRVEQLDEAITVLQKNNISILADSRVYEL
- a CDS encoding class I SAM-dependent methyltransferase — encoded protein: MSQLFDQMAGSYDDWYCTTAGRVVDRIERQALYSYLQPQAGMQLLDIGCGTGQYSLDLARMGLTTTGVDISTAMLGKARTKALAAGLAICFTEADALHLPFQKASFDLVLSVTALEFTPDLAAALQEAFRVLRTGGRLVVGLIGRDSVWWRHYDAKARHDPDSPFNQARFYTLNELLAAMPGQQVQGKAVLFVPPDFDFTCEDTAMAIEADAIRANRTDGGFICAVSVK
- a CDS encoding endonuclease/exonuclease/phosphatase family protein, with the protein product MKLRVLSYNIRNCRGLNDKVSLKSVASVISDIRPDIVGLQEVDCFNPRSGLVDQSARLAKILGMYHVYGPNVTWGCVARFGNAVLSRYPIIYHNNYPLPSRGEQRGLLRVGINLFGQPVVFFTTHLGLNHQERLQQVDKILQIINEVTVPLLLVGDFNAKPGDEELGRLRTVLQAGDLSGAGLTFPADYPKYKIDYILFSDHWLLNETTVYANRASDHLPLVANVKLAMWLNDKIIQAVACPFHP
- the nuoF gene encoding NADH-quinone oxidoreductase subunit NuoF, translated to MNNLLDKCCDKCTHEPQNPCRDFIKCIKEGPICHDDDACRQKRQDLLADIHLPAGSDKKNILICAGTGCTSSGSKKLVAVLKEELQKHNLTDKVKITITGCHGFCEQGPLMIVEPDKIFYVRVDVSDVPEIVEQNLAGGQVVERLLYKDPTTGELAKTYNDVPFYARQQRMVLHNCGHINPENVSEYIANDGYAGFVKALFDMTPEEVIEDVKKSGLRGRGGAGFPTGMKWGFVRQATGDKKYVVCNADEGDPGAFMDRSVLEGDPHAVLEGMMICGYAVGADEGYIYVRAEYPLAIERLKIAIAQAEQYGILGDNIFNSGFNFHIKIKAGAGAFVCGEETALLTSIEGNRGMPRVRPPFPAQSGLWGKPTNLNNVETYANVPHILRNGGENYAKLGTEKSKGTKIFALTGKVNNTGLVEVPMGMTLKDIIFTIGGGIQNGKKFKAVQIGGPSGGCIPEENLDLPVDYDSLTAAGAMMGSGGLVVMDETTCMVDVARFFLTFTQSESCGKCTPCREGTKRMLEILTRICNGEGKMEDLDSLERLGRVVKNTALCGLGQTCPNPILSTLRYFKDEYIAHIQDKRCPAGACSALLVFKIDPEKCKGCGKCAKNCPAGAITGEKKEPHVIDTTKCIKCGSCLLGCKFDAIYKA
- a CDS encoding long-chain fatty acid--CoA ligase encodes the protein MVDLNKVWYKGYSSNVRPHIDYPNLTMPQYLEKAANNFPDRDAVVFAGIRFSYKMLAAMVNQCAGALADLGVKKGDRVALMAPNCPQYILGFLATLKLGAIVVQVNPMYVERELEHILNDSGAQTIIAYDAFYPRIKNVRNITPLKNVIIFALGQPSGAADDNVLKAEELLLKYPPQFEQVPVDMDEDIAVFQYTGGTTGVSKGAMLTNRNVTANAIQVAEWFETLEYGNEKVLSALPFFHSYGMTTCLNLSIINAATMIVMARFDIKECLELIKNEKPSLFPGVPTMYIAVNNYPNAQQYEIKSIKGCISGSAPLPVEVAEQFERLTEGLLVEGYGLSETSPVTHCNPMLGKRKVGSIGIPLPDTDCKIMDLETGERELPPGEIGELCISGPQVMKGYWNMPEESAKTLKNGWIYTGDIAKMDDEGYFYIVDRKKDMIIAGGYNIYPRDIEEVLFEHPKVLEAVVAGVPDPYRGETVKAFVVLKEGEQATEKEIMEYCKANLARYKVPKLIEFRSELPKTIVGKVLRRELREEEIKKQKA
- a CDS encoding 5-formyltetrahydrofolate cyclo-ligase, whose protein sequence is MSKNELRKNVIAGRNAMPLQQIEAKSSAIAAKVLALPEYRRAATVMAYVDFRNEVQTVSIIKNALQQGKRLVVPITDATNKNLIPSQVVRFPDDLTPGTWGILEPKPECVRPVDPKEIDLVIIPGVAFDTAGDRLGYGGGFYDRFLPRTGENITLVSLAFELQVRPNVYPGEYDVPIHILVTEERVLDFRLKC